The following DNA comes from Limnobacter sp. SAORIC-580.
TGAATCCGTGAACACGGCCACAACCTACGGTTATGACGTGGTGACCATGATGCAGGAAACGAAGACCACCGTTTGCCAGATCGAAAAGCTGGTTTAAGCACTAATGCAAAGGAGATAAGAAAATGGCACGTATGAAGTTTCTGTGTGATGCCGAGCGTTGCATTGAGTGCAATGGCTGCGTCACCGCATGTAAAAACGAGCACGAGGTAGAGTGGGGCATTAACCGCCGCCGCGTGGTAACCATCAACGACGGCGAACCCGGAGAACGTTCAATTTCCGTGGCTTGTATGCACTGTTCAGACGCGCCTTGCCAGGCCGTTTGTCCCGTAAACTGCTTCTACAAAACCGACGAAGGTGTTGTGTTGCACGACAAAGACCTGTGCATCGGCTGCGGTTACTGCTTCTACGCCTGCCCGTTCGGCGCACCACAATTCCCTCAGGAAGGTGCGTTTGGTCAGCGCGGCAAGATGGACAAGTGCACATTCTGTGC
Coding sequences within:
- the fdh3B gene encoding formate dehydrogenase FDH3 subunit beta yields the protein MARMKFLCDAERCIECNGCVTACKNEHEVEWGINRRRVVTINDGEPGERSISVACMHCSDAPCQAVCPVNCFYKTDEGVVLHDKDLCIGCGYCFYACPFGAPQFPQEGAFGQRGKMDKCTFCAGGPEEDASEAEFEKYGRNRLAEGKLPLCAEMCSTKALLAGDGDVVSDIFRNRVVVRGKGAEVWGWSSAYGQPAKEGA